From Bacteroidia bacterium, the proteins below share one genomic window:
- the rpsA gene encoding 30S ribosomal protein S1, with the protein MDGAGFAHYSKAEKSKMEELYSKNISSLNTNEIIEGKVVSITDKDVVLDVGFKSDGIVSKNEFRDMPNLKIGDKVLVFVEQTEDALGQLVLSRKKALQENSWVEICKAMEQDKVLTGLVTSRTKGGLVVDVMGIDAFLPGSQIDTKPIRDYDQFVGKEMEFKVVKVNEIFRNVVISHKVLIEDDIEAQKSEILSSLEKGQVLEGVVKNMTSFGVFIDLGGVDGLLHITDISWGRINHPEEVLHLDQKINVVVLDFDDEKKRISLGLKQLSEHPWDSLDDSIKVGSKVKGKIVTVADYGAFLEIKPGVEGLIHVSEMSWSQHLRNPSDFLKVGDEIEAVVLTFEKEERKISLGIKQLTPDPWQSIQAKYPIGSKHEGVVKNLTSYGLFVELEEGVDGLVHVSDLSWTKKIKHPAEYIKKDEKIEVIVLEIDSENRRLSLGHKQLEENPWDAFESIFKVGTRHEATIVDLNDKGATVQLSYGIEGFIPKRHLTQQDNAQVKEEQTIEAEVIEFNKDAKTIILSHTVIWKANDEEKKDAENKKKEKQAKSTSKTVQQINQANDKSTLGDLDAFDDLKAMFEKAEAKAEKKSSKKSEAEPIATTKEEKAPAKSKKSKGDDLKKLSGVGPAFEKRLIAVGIDSYAKMAALTEANVNKLEEKDNITSWSNWEKWIEEAKALIG; encoded by the coding sequence ATGGATGGAGCAGGTTTTGCCCATTACTCTAAAGCAGAAAAATCTAAAATGGAGGAATTGTATTCCAAAAACATTTCTTCACTTAACACAAATGAGATCATTGAAGGAAAAGTTGTTTCAATCACAGATAAAGATGTGGTATTAGATGTCGGATTCAAATCTGACGGAATTGTTTCTAAAAATGAATTTAGAGATATGCCAAATCTTAAAATTGGCGACAAAGTTCTTGTGTTTGTTGAGCAAACAGAAGATGCTCTTGGGCAACTTGTACTATCTAGAAAGAAAGCACTTCAAGAAAATTCTTGGGTAGAAATTTGTAAAGCGATGGAACAAGATAAGGTACTTACCGGTCTTGTTACATCTAGAACAAAAGGAGGACTTGTTGTTGATGTGATGGGAATCGATGCATTTTTACCCGGTTCTCAAATTGATACCAAACCTATTCGTGACTACGATCAATTTGTAGGTAAAGAAATGGAGTTTAAGGTGGTAAAAGTGAATGAGATTTTTAGAAATGTTGTGATATCACACAAAGTGTTAATTGAAGATGATATCGAAGCACAAAAATCTGAAATTCTATCCAGCCTCGAAAAAGGTCAAGTATTAGAAGGAGTTGTTAAAAATATGACTTCATTTGGTGTATTTATTGACCTTGGTGGTGTTGATGGATTATTACATATTACAGATATCTCTTGGGGTAGAATCAATCACCCGGAAGAAGTATTGCATTTAGACCAAAAAATCAATGTTGTTGTTCTTGATTTTGATGACGAAAAGAAAAGAATATCTCTTGGCTTGAAACAGCTTTCAGAACATCCTTGGGATTCATTGGATGACAGCATTAAAGTTGGTTCTAAAGTTAAAGGCAAAATTGTTACGGTTGCTGACTATGGAGCATTTCTTGAGATTAAACCGGGTGTAGAAGGACTCATTCACGTTTCTGAAATGAGTTGGTCTCAACACCTAAGAAATCCTTCTGATTTCCTTAAAGTAGGTGACGAAATTGAAGCAGTGGTGCTGACTTTTGAAAAAGAAGAAAGAAAAATCTCATTGGGTATTAAGCAATTAACACCTGATCCATGGCAATCAATTCAAGCTAAATACCCTATCGGTAGTAAACACGAAGGAGTTGTTAAGAACCTAACAAGTTATGGGTTGTTTGTTGAACTTGAAGAAGGTGTTGACGGACTTGTTCACGTTTCTGACCTTTCATGGACAAAGAAAATTAAACATCCTGCCGAGTACATTAAAAAGGATGAGAAAATTGAAGTGATTGTTCTGGAAATTGATAGTGAAAATAGAAGACTTTCATTGGGACACAAACAATTAGAAGAAAACCCATGGGATGCATTCGAATCTATTTTCAAAGTAGGTACTAGACATGAGGCAACTATTGTTGACTTGAATGATAAAGGCGCAACGGTACAATTATCTTATGGTATTGAAGGTTTTATTCCTAAACGTCACTTAACTCAGCAAGATAATGCCCAAGTTAAAGAAGAGCAAACTATCGAAGCTGAAGTGATAGAATTTAATAAGGATGCTAAAACAATCATTCTTTCTCATACTGTGATTTGGAAGGCAAATGACGAAGAAAAGAAAGATGCAGAAAATAAGAAGAAAGAGAAACAGGCTAAAAGTACTTCTAAAACTGTACAACAAATCAATCAAGCAAATGACAAATCTACTTTAGGTGACTTAGATGCATTTGATGACTTAAAGGCTATGTTTGAAAAAGCTGAAGCGAAAGCTGAAAAGAAATCAAGCAAAAAGTCTGAAGCAGAGCCTATAGCAACAACCAAAGAGGAGAAAGCACCAGCCAAGTCAAAGAAATCTAAAGGTGATGATTTGAAAAAATTAAGCGGTGTAGGTCCTGCTTTTGAAAAAAGATTGATAGCTGTTGGTATTGATTCTTATGCTAAAATGGCTGCTCTAACTGAAGCTAATGTGAACAAACTTGAAGAAAAAGATAATATCACAAGTTGGTCAAATTGGGAAAAGTGGATTGAAGAAGCTAAGGCACTGATTGGATAA
- a CDS encoding DUF58 domain-containing protein, with protein MLQETAHSLASLDFFARETVEGFITGMHKSPFHGFSVEFAEHRAYNQGDSIRNIDWKLYARTDNLFVKRFEEETNLRAHILLDISSSMYYPLVQNSKLEFALKSAAVLSYLLKKQRDAFGLTCFAKSIEWQSAVKSSTQHYQEIISQLEKVIKSEQKREQTDIVSMLHLMAEKIHRRSLVIIFSDLFDQTNLNNPQLLFDAINHLKFKKHEIIIFHTVYGNEEIQFNFPSVPHKFVDIETGEEIKINTEEVRKEYIQRIQSFNKIIKEKSMQYQVDFIEADIDKGFEQIILPFLLKRQKLY; from the coding sequence ATGCTTCAGGAAACCGCACACAGTCTAGCATCTCTTGACTTTTTTGCCAGAGAAACTGTTGAAGGTTTTATTACCGGAATGCACAAAAGTCCATTTCATGGATTTAGTGTTGAGTTTGCTGAGCATAGAGCTTACAACCAAGGGGATAGTATTCGCAATATTGACTGGAAGTTATATGCCAGAACAGACAACTTGTTTGTCAAGCGATTTGAGGAGGAAACAAATCTACGCGCACATATACTTTTGGACATTTCGTCTTCCATGTACTATCCTCTTGTTCAAAACAGCAAACTTGAATTTGCACTCAAATCTGCAGCAGTATTAAGTTATCTGCTCAAAAAACAACGTGATGCATTTGGTTTGACTTGCTTCGCAAAAAGTATTGAATGGCAAAGTGCAGTCAAATCATCTACGCAACATTACCAAGAAATCATCTCACAACTAGAGAAGGTCATAAAGTCCGAACAAAAGCGCGAACAAACAGATATTGTTTCCATGCTGCATTTAATGGCAGAGAAAATACACAGGCGAAGCCTGGTAATTATATTTTCAGACCTATTCGACCAAACCAATCTCAACAATCCTCAGTTATTATTTGATGCAATCAATCATCTTAAATTTAAGAAGCATGAAATAATAATTTTTCATACCGTATATGGAAATGAAGAAATTCAATTCAACTTTCCATCTGTACCACACAAATTTGTAGATATAGAAACCGGTGAAGAGATAAAAATCAACACCGAAGAAGTACGTAAAGAATACATTCAACGTATTCAATCCTTTAACAAGATTATCAAAGAAAAATCAATGCAATACCAAGTTGATTTCATTGAAGCAGATATTGATAAAGGGTTCGAGCAAATTATACTCCCATTTTTACTCAAAAGACAAAAACTCTATTAA
- the trxA gene encoding thioredoxin — MAITFNDSNFQNEVLNSDKPVLVDFWAEWCGPCRMIAPVVEELANEYSGKAVIGKVNVDENPNISGQFGIRSIPTLLIFKGGQVVDKLVGALPKSHIAAKIDAHL, encoded by the coding sequence ATGGCAATAACATTCAACGATTCAAACTTTCAAAATGAAGTTTTAAATTCAGACAAACCAGTATTAGTAGATTTTTGGGCAGAGTGGTGTGGACCATGCAGAATGATAGCACCGGTAGTAGAAGAATTAGCTAATGAATATTCCGGCAAGGCAGTAATCGGTAAAGTAAACGTAGATGAAAATCCCAACATATCAGGACAATTTGGAATTAGAAGCATTCCTACATTGTTGATTTTTAAAGGTGGGCAGGTTGTTGACAAATTAGTAGGTGCACTCCCAAAGAGTCATATTGCTGCTAAAATAGATGCTCATCTATAA
- a CDS encoding DUF5606 domain-containing protein translates to MELKDVVAIAGAPGLYKVIGQRKNGMIVESLDGAANKIATSPTQKISVLSDVAIFTDAEEVKLSDVLLEIKKQTENGLSVPDKKADDNALKSFLATIVPNYNKERVYVSDMKKLVGWWQILKDQLDFDKLTVSEDAVEESGEKAVGAKEAKKDALKAPKAKLKQTAPKANTKSKAAKSISTPRKAQ, encoded by the coding sequence ATGGAATTAAAAGATGTAGTTGCTATTGCAGGCGCTCCAGGACTCTACAAAGTAATTGGACAGCGCAAAAATGGTATGATTGTAGAATCTTTAGATGGGGCAGCTAATAAAATTGCGACTTCACCTACTCAAAAGATATCTGTCTTGAGTGATGTTGCTATTTTTACTGATGCTGAAGAAGTGAAACTCTCTGATGTATTATTGGAAATTAAGAAACAAACTGAAAACGGATTGTCTGTACCTGACAAAAAAGCCGATGACAATGCACTCAAGTCTTTTTTGGCGACTATAGTTCCCAATTATAATAAAGAACGTGTATATGTTTCTGATATGAAGAAACTAGTAGGTTGGTGGCAGATTTTAAAAGACCAATTAGATTTTGATAAACTAACAGTATCTGAAGATGCAGTTGAGGAAAGCGGAGAAAAGGCTGTGGGAGCTAAAGAGGCCAAAAAGGATGCATTAAAAGCACCAAAAGCTAAGTTAAAACAAACAGCTCCTAAAGCAAATACAAAAAGTAAAGCTGCCAAATCTATTTCAACCCCGAGGAAGGCGCAATAA
- a CDS encoding M3 family oligoendopeptidase, translating into MELKAHPRIFLPKDYTITQWEGLLPYYESLIDEDFQSIDEFELWLKKVSELDSVVSEDLAWRYIRMTCDTTNKEYEQSYLDFISNIQPQLTPLTDKINKKLVASSFLQELEKKDGAYTLYFRQIRTAIDLYREENIPISTKIQTLAQEYSAISGQMEVDWEGKKLTLQQAGVFLKSNDQSVREEAYKAIQEERYRNHERLDNIFSEMVALRHQIAVNAGFENFRDYKFKALNRFDYTVQDCFDFHNAIEKVVVPLKKKLHQIRKEKLGVEVLKPWDTSVDPDNHPKLHPFETGEELLNKTIKAFNRIDSYFSDCLLTMKKMKHLDLESRKGKSPGGYNYPLAETGVPFIFMNAASMQRDVETMVHEGGHAIHSFLTRELPLESFKETPSEVAELASMSMELLSMDVWDEFYPDPSDHQRAIREQLEGIIFTLPWIATIDAFQHWVYEHPTHTQDERIIAWNNISNRFETGLIDYTEVEQYKNYSWHAQLHVFEIPFYYIEYGFAQLGAIGVWKNYKNNQVAAIEAYKTALKAGYTRSIPEIYQLAGVRFDCSAGYIEELFEFLWKELH; encoded by the coding sequence ATGGAACTTAAAGCACATCCGCGTATATTCCTGCCTAAGGACTATACAATTACACAATGGGAAGGGCTGTTGCCTTATTATGAAAGCCTTATTGATGAAGATTTTCAATCAATAGATGAGTTTGAATTATGGCTAAAAAAAGTAAGTGAATTAGACAGTGTTGTCAGTGAAGACCTTGCTTGGAGATATATTCGTATGACCTGTGATACGACTAACAAAGAATATGAGCAATCTTATCTTGATTTTATTTCAAATATTCAGCCCCAATTAACACCGCTTACTGATAAAATTAATAAAAAGTTAGTTGCTTCATCGTTTTTACAAGAACTTGAAAAAAAGGACGGTGCTTATACTTTGTATTTTAGACAAATAAGGACAGCTATTGACTTGTATCGTGAAGAAAATATTCCTATCTCTACCAAAATCCAAACGCTTGCTCAAGAGTATAGCGCAATCAGCGGACAAATGGAAGTGGATTGGGAAGGCAAGAAATTGACGTTGCAGCAAGCCGGGGTCTTTCTTAAATCTAATGATCAGTCGGTTCGTGAAGAAGCATACAAAGCGATACAAGAAGAAAGGTATAGAAATCACGAGCGTTTAGATAATATTTTTTCTGAAATGGTTGCGCTGAGACATCAAATAGCTGTCAATGCCGGATTTGAGAATTTTAGAGACTATAAGTTCAAAGCACTCAATCGATTTGATTATACGGTGCAAGATTGTTTTGATTTTCATAATGCTATTGAAAAGGTTGTGGTTCCTTTAAAGAAGAAATTACACCAAATACGTAAGGAGAAATTAGGTGTAGAAGTGCTTAAACCTTGGGATACTTCAGTTGATCCTGATAATCATCCAAAGTTGCATCCATTTGAAACCGGTGAAGAGTTATTAAACAAAACTATCAAGGCTTTCAACCGCATTGACTCATATTTTTCTGATTGTTTATTAACCATGAAAAAAATGAAACATCTGGATTTGGAAAGTAGAAAAGGAAAATCTCCCGGTGGATATAACTACCCGCTTGCTGAAACCGGTGTACCTTTTATTTTTATGAATGCAGCTTCGATGCAACGTGACGTGGAAACGATGGTACACGAAGGTGGACATGCAATTCATTCTTTTCTAACCAGAGAGTTACCACTCGAATCTTTCAAAGAAACACCATCAGAGGTAGCAGAATTAGCTTCCATGAGTATGGAATTGTTGAGCATGGATGTTTGGGATGAGTTTTATCCAGATCCTTCAGACCACCAACGTGCTATACGCGAACAATTAGAGGGGATTATATTTACATTACCTTGGATTGCGACAATCGATGCGTTTCAACATTGGGTTTATGAACACCCAACACATACACAAGATGAACGTATTATTGCATGGAATAACATTTCTAATCGCTTTGAAACCGGATTGATTGATTATACAGAAGTAGAACAATATAAAAACTATTCATGGCATGCTCAACTTCATGTCTTTGAAATTCCTTTTTATTATATAGAATACGGATTTGCTCAATTAGGGGCAATTGGTGTTTGGAAGAACTATAAAAACAACCAGGTTGCAGCTATTGAAGCCTATAAAACTGCTTTAAAGGCAGGCTATACAAGGTCTATTCCTGAGATATATCAATTAGCAGGAGTTAGATTTGATTGTTCTGCCGGATATATAGAAGAATTGTTTGAATTTCTTTGGAAAGAGCTACACTGA